In the Scyliorhinus torazame isolate Kashiwa2021f chromosome 4, sScyTor2.1, whole genome shotgun sequence genome, one interval contains:
- the LOC140410573 gene encoding translationally-controlled tumor protein homolog — protein MFSDIYKITYEVEGKVISRTEGSIDESLIGGNASQESPSEQAESSTVRGVDIILNHNLKEVSFAKTTYRTYIKEYMKDLKKRIEKQNPEGVKTFTDNAQAVIAEILSNFVNYQFFLGESTNHDGMVGLLNYREDGMTPYMVFFKDGLEIEKC, from the coding sequence ATGTTCTCCGACATCTACAAGATCACCTACGAGGTGGAGGGGAAGGTTATTTCCAGAACTGAAGGATCGATTGATGAGTCTTTAATCGGTGGCAATGCTTCCCAAGAATCTCCTAGTGAACAGGCTGAGTCTTCTACTGTCCGTGGTGTTGACATTATATTGAACCACAATCTGAAGGAAGTCAGCTTTGCAAAAACCACCTACAGAACTTACATCAAGGAATATATGAAAGACCTGAAAAAAAGAATAGAGAAACAAAATCCAGAAGGAGTGAAGACTTTCACTGACAATGCCCAGGCAGTTATTGCAGAGATTCTATCCAATTTTGTAAACTATCAGTTTTTCTTAGGCGAGAGTACAAACCACGATGGCATGGTTGGATTGTTAAACTATCGTGAAGATGGTATGACTCCATACATGGTTTTCTTCAAGGATGGTTTGGAAATTGAAAAATGCTAA